A window of Gemmatimonadota bacterium genomic DNA:
GACGCCGCCACCTCGTCCGTCAACTGGTGGAGCGGGGACAGGTCGTCGAGGATCCTAAGGGGGCAGTATCGCCTATGCTGAGAACCCTATTTTTACGCGGCATGATGTACCTTTTCTCTGCAACGAATTGTCTTTGAAGAATTTCATTTTTTATACTTTGGCCTTCTCATCTCGCCAGATGCCCCCCCATCTCGCACACAATCTCAAACTCCTCCTTTGTCACCGGCTGAATTGACAACCGCTGCCCGCGCTGAACCACCTTCATATCTTTGAGCCTGGGATTATTCTTGAGGTCTTGCAGGCTGACATAAGGCTCAAATGCCTTTGACCACTGCACATCAAAAGAAAACCAGCGCGGATCTCCTTTCGAGGCCTTTTCATCGTAATACTCATGACGCGCATCGAATTGAGAGGGATCGGGATATCCCGCACGCACAATATTCGCAATACCAGCAACACCGGGATCTTTACAATTTGACTGATAGAACAGTGCCTGATCGCCTTTTTGCATTTCGTCGCGGATAAAATTGCGCGCCTGATAATTGCGCACCCCTCGCCAGTACCCAATCCCACTGGGCCGATTGCTCAATTCTTCAAAAGAGCACACATCGTACTCGCACTTTACAAGCCAGTATTTTTGGGCCATAGCATCCTCGCATTTTATTGTGCGGCTTCTTTCCATTTCTGATAATTTGGCGACAGACTCAGCGCGCCATCGGGCTGCGGCACGAGTTCTCCATTTTGCCCTCTCGGATCGCCCCGATTTTCATTCACCTCTGCCAATCGTCTGCGCCACATCGCAATGCGCGTTTCATACGCCGGGTCTTTGGACAACTCGCAACATTCCAATGGATCGTCATCCAGATTAAAAAATTGTTCTTCTCCCGTATGATGAAACCAGATATACTTCTCGTGCCCATCGGTCACATATTGCATGCCGTGTTCTCTTGTATAACACGTCGTATGTTCGCCCTGCACAAACGCACGCCATCCCTCGTCATCTCCTCGCGCAATATCCAGAAGAGACCGCCCATCCACAGATGCTGGTATATCGACTCCGGCAGCATCGAGCAATGTGGGCATCACATCGCGCAACTCCACCGGATGATCATACTTCATCCCTCGCGCCACATCTCGCCATGTATCGGGATATTTCACAATAAACGGAATGCGCGCAGACCCTTCGTACGCGTAGGTCTTTCGCCAGTGATGATGGTCGCCCATCATATCGCCGTGATCAGACGTAAAAATAATCAGGGTATTGCTGTATGCTTGTGGGTCCCGATGGCGCAACTCGTACAGCACGCGCCCAATCTGGTGATCGATAAACGTGATATTGCCGTAATATCCCGCGCGTCCCCTGTGCGTTTCGGCATCGGAACGGTGCGAACGCGGAGCATTGACATCTGCAATTTTTTTGTCAAACTCAGCGGCCCAGTCTCCCACAGCGGCTTTGGGGATATTGTCATTGTTGATATACATATCCCAATACGCCTGGGGCGCATCATAAGGCGAATGGGGACGCGCAAATGAAAGCCACATAAAAAACGGTTTGGTCGGATCGCGTTGCTGCAAAAATTTAATCCCCTCGCTCGCCGTCCAGTGCGTCGGATGCAAATGCTCGGACAAATGGCTGGGCCGCGCCATCCATGAATTCCAATCGATACTGTGATCCCGATACCCGTAAGCACCTTCCTTGTGCTGCTCGAAAAACAAATGATAATCACTGATAAAGTTTCCCATCCGCCGCCCACTTTCATCCAGCACCATGTGGTGAAAACCATATAGCCTGCGCTGCGGGGCGTGGTGCATCTTGCCTACAGCCTGCGTGTGATACCCCGCCGCGGCCAGTTCTCCCGGCAATGTCGCCGGATATTCCAGTGGATTACTCCCCGTCATTGTCAACCGCCCGTGATTCCATTGATCCATCCCCGTGATAATCCCCGCGCGTGCAGGCGTACACGACGGCACCGATGTATATGCGTGGGGGAAATGCGCCCCTCGCTCGGCCAATTCATCGAGATACGGCGTCTCCAGCGCCGGATGCCCATCACACCCGAGGCAATCTCCGCGCTGTTGATCTGTTGTAATCAACAACAAATTTGGTCGCTCTGACATATTTATATCCTCTCACCTTTCCCACACCGACTTCAACAACCGCACCCAATTCCCCGACAACACCTTTTGAATATCTTCTTGTGAATATCCGCGCCGTTCAAAAATGGACACCAGATTTTGCAAATCGGCAATTGTATTTAAATCTCGCGGCGACTGTTCCTGACCATACCCCCCATCCAGATCCGTCCCAATGCCCGAATGATTGGCATTGCCAGCAAGCTGACATACATGATCGATGTGATCAACTACTGTCTCGAGCGTCGCCTTTGTGGTCTGCTCATAACACGGCACCCCCCGCTTCCACTCTGGATCGAGCATCCACGCATCAAAAGCCGCGCCAATAACCCCGCCGCGTTCTACAATTGCGCGGATCATATCATCTGTCAACTGTCTTTGCCCCGGCGTCAGTGCCCGACAATTGTGATGGCTTGCAGCCACCGGACCATCGTAATAATCGAGAATTTCCCAGAAAGCCTGATCGGTCGTATGTGTCATATCCACAATAATTCCCGCGGCTTTGAGCGCGTCGAGCAATGGCCTGCCCCGATCCAGCAATCCGCCTTCTGTTCCTGTTCCGTGGCAATAAGAACTCACCCCATAATGCGAAATACTCACCATTTTCAAGCCCAAATCGCGCCATTCGGACACCTGATCGGGATCGAGAATCGGATCGGCACTTTCCATCGCCAGCACCAACCCGATGGGAGTATCTGCCGAAGGCTGCGCCCACGCCGCAACGCACGCGTCCAGATCCTCAACCGTGAGAATCTGTCGGATAATCCCCCGTCGCTCCATCGCCTTATAAAAGGCGTAATGCCCCCTCCCGACACCGTAACACTGCGTCTGATCCCACATCCCCGTGCGCGTCCAGCGATCATTGGTATCAATACGCGACATCACTGTGCCAAACACAATCCCCACACGCCCCTTGTGCAACTCGGGAAACGTGGTTGTACACGACCCAAAACTGCGCGTAGTCAGTTCCGAATCGTGTACCCGCACGGTTGCCGCGGGTTGCGTGAGGTCGCGATTGACCTGAATGGCGCAAAAGGCGAGGTCCAAGTGGCTATCGACAATAAAGTAAGTTTGATCGGACATGTCATCCCCAGGTCGTGGTAAAAAATCGAACCAAATTCCCATGCGCAAAACCCCTCACATCGTCTTCCCCATAGCCGTGATCGCGCATAAGATGTAGAAAGCGCTGCAAATCGTCAATCGTATGATAATCTGTGGGCGAAAGCTCCAGACCAAATCCACCATCCAGATCCGTGCCATAAGCCACATGATCTGTGCTGCCCGTCAGTTCGCAAATATGATCGATGTGTTCGAGTACCGCCTTCATCGGTCGGGTTGCCGTGGTATAATGCGTACTCGGATCGTCCCAATTCCATGCCGGAGACAACATCTGCTCGGCAAAAACCATCCCGATTACGCCCCCCCGGTCTGTAATCGCGCGGATCATATCGTCCGACAAATGCCGCTGCCCCGGCACCAAAGCGCGACAATTGCAATGGCTGGCATGCACTGGCCCCTTCCAATAATCGAGAATATGCCAGAAGGT
This region includes:
- a CDS encoding EVE domain-containing protein, which gives rise to MAQKYWLVKCEYDVCSFEELSNRPSGIGYWRGVRNYQARNFIRDEMQKGDQALFYQSNCKDPGVAGIANIVRAGYPDPSQFDARHEYYDEKASKGDPRWFSFDVQWSKAFEPYVSLQDLKNNPRLKDMKVVQRGQRLSIQPVTKEEFEIVCEMGGHLAR
- a CDS encoding arylsulfatase translates to MSERPNLLLITTDQQRGDCLGCDGHPALETPYLDELAERGAHFPHAYTSVPSCTPARAGIITGMDQWNHGRLTMTGSNPLEYPATLPGELAAAGYHTQAVGKMHHAPQRRLYGFHHMVLDESGRRMGNFISDYHLFFEQHKEGAYGYRDHSIDWNSWMARPSHLSEHLHPTHWTASEGIKFLQQRDPTKPFFMWLSFARPHSPYDAPQAYWDMYINNDNIPKAAVGDWAAEFDKKIADVNAPRSHRSDAETHRGRAGYYGNITFIDHQIGRVLYELRHRDPQAYSNTLIIFTSDHGDMMGDHHHWRKTYAYEGSARIPFIVKYPDTWRDVARGMKYDHPVELRDVMPTLLDAAGVDIPASVDGRSLLDIARGDDEGWRAFVQGEHTTCYTREHGMQYVTDGHEKYIWFHHTGEEQFFNLDDDPLECCELSKDPAYETRIAMWRRRLAEVNENRGDPRGQNGELVPQPDGALSLSPNYQKWKEAAQ
- a CDS encoding membrane dipeptidase, with the translated sequence MSDQTYFIVDSHLDLAFCAIQVNRDLTQPAATVRVHDSELTTRSFGSCTTTFPELHKGRVGIVFGTVMSRIDTNDRWTRTGMWDQTQCYGVGRGHYAFYKAMERRGIIRQILTVEDLDACVAAWAQPSADTPIGLVLAMESADPILDPDQVSEWRDLGLKMVSISHYGVSSYCHGTGTEGGLLDRGRPLLDALKAAGIIVDMTHTTDQAFWEILDYYDGPVAASHHNCRALTPGQRQLTDDMIRAIVERGGVIGAAFDAWMLDPEWKRGVPCYEQTTKATLETVVDHIDHVCQLAGNANHSGIGTDLDGGYGQEQSPRDLNTIADLQNLVSIFERRGYSQEDIQKVLSGNWVRLLKSVWER